A stretch of Rhea pennata isolate bPtePen1 unplaced genomic scaffold, bPtePen1.pri scaffold_32, whole genome shotgun sequence DNA encodes these proteins:
- the LOC134154583 gene encoding adenylate cyclase type 10-like, producing the protein MRKTAFLPIAKWLEPGAICKSDESCVLEVTDEVVKQDKSQYGHLHTSLVTGLQIFELLTLLQKHKYPLCDPEAFCKGKGTACEGVSLSPGSPSHKEQSKHCSELGEVAAYVPDLILSEDLRHEARCVQNFHGVLLFADVSGFTALTEKFSQSVSLERGADELTQTLNDYMGDIVEELLGFGGDILKSAGDAVLVLWRVRETQLRDTISLVLQCCRQIQEKYSVRDTDVGLKLRLKIGISAGHMSLLTVGDRKEQHFLILGKAVGEVWQAQNLASASDVILSASCWELCNQSQVKSKRVKGQGAVKVTGVQRMSVLEREDLFSKFTRAQLNCRSPEMPGVLRPAVTLAPHRAQGKVLRKYIPASVLRKIDDRQPLACLSELRPVTCLFVKLQFAAKVNLTQICKAIQDSSVLISEILRPHKGEINKISMFDKGCTLLCVFGLPGGKLPCESVCALESAIKISTACSGRLGKIEAVSVGVTSGTAFCGVVGHRVRHEYTVMGQKVNLAARLMEHYPGLVSCDVATYAASRLPRSYFKELPNAQMKGVGDPGTVYQYLGMSQKLMFGLDLMEERSEYGPLLGREEEIALFESALKAYRTCRESSILAFEGVLGSGKSHLLTELASLGQAAGHRVVAVELTELNLKQVYSALRMVLAMALGLQACQSCSARQLVLQAKLQGLMAESSYCLLNDVFLVKFPLSTAVSQMSGTQRQMELELVLKKVLQKTVEEDGVVFVIDNAHCIDSPSWSLMWSVLRDVSIFMVMSFTASHCRRQRLCQAAVDILKLPKTSCVHLGELKPSAVVQKACQALGVVSLPQDLETLLTQRSYGIPYYCEELLRYLLGHDMLLFHPLGKDEKREDKWESLFTSVTEASTTAAARSSSAGKDRRVCTVRPDVTLQNTVLPPTLKGIALAELDSMKPSEQMVLKCEAILGPLFSTELLFHILPGWSRAKLNKALNALVRCNILKWLNASKGAEESSVPTEGSGNSLEEESDAQKSSVEESKQRARLESGVLAFCAPLLQEAAYELWPKGQRVALHHKCAAFLERHAHKCQCCGGGDFVAFHRLALGSTQEAESGEEHGSDCYWRSWEASLATSEEMKSDELPASTDASSGVPKEKSCLEEIFRAAKWFLAKTEWMPKVPSKTHWTQGVECSCSCKAIVDLVLVPLAQHYMAVGNDARAFYYLLEGAAAYLHVSDNYLAFRNLQKAEVLRTLVAKKGNALACFEEATLLSLKGEVCYHMGQTELAKTMIRKALSLLKRKFPMTCTGTALQLVLEKSEHASHKKNRDCSVPQEAGRQRLPWLFRQSHCLSLLRQLFSLESASGSRRLSRLAALMKVNTAEESEDASHVLLSYLEYALCCQNLGCREEWLQYGQAAVQLSAEVQLFGGGVLNTASFAQALSHLTLSLGNLPLSVDVGYRAERLCMELQKPDLGCVVLRTLFTALFLQMRYPECEAVLRRLEEQVSGADEIVGQACFFSCCLDLLLDAGWQYKSFEECRRFVEQNEANCLLQAQSSILLGLYSSLALWFARLGQWDNFQKPFEKARRLLKSTGACLVASQACSRLLECHSLVLKKDMEQGSWRARESCRRALRLAEEVFSRCSTSPVFYPRVYHLKAYIFLVLGNEEQSLLCFNQGLQACEDHGNLLEKTWLEMSTECWFTGKGPPGDLWLKTAPHFPHLNQAKPEVCSSRYLLKLPALQREDSSPGIKF; encoded by the exons GTGCCATCTGCAAAAGTGATGAGAGTTGTGTCCTCGAGGTCACTGACGAAGTTGTTAAACAGGACAAGTCCCAGTATGGACACTTGCATACTTCACTCGTCACTGGCCTCCAG ATATTCGAATTGTTGACGCTTCTCCAGAAGCACAAATACCCTCTGTGTGACCCAGAGGCCTTCTGTAAGGGCAAGGGCACCGCCTGCGAGGGTGTCAGCCTCAGCCCCGGTTCACCTTCCCATAAGGAGCA GTCCAAGCACTGCTCAGAACTCGGGGAAGTAGCTGCTTACGTCCCCGACCTCATTTTATCTGAGGACTTGAGGCACGAAGCCCGTTGCGTTCAGAATTTTCATGGAGTACTGCTCTTTGCGGACGTCTCAG GTTTCACTGCTCTGACAGAGAAGTTTAGCCAGAGCGTCAGCCTCGAGCGGGGTGCGGACGAGCTAACGCAAACGCTCAATGACTACATGGGCGACATTGTGGAGG agctgctgggctttggaGGAGACATCTTGAAGTCTGCAG gggatGCTGTACTGGTGCTGTGGAGAGTgagggaaacacagctgagagacaccatcagcctggtgctgcagtgctgccggCAAATCCAGGAGAAGTACAGTGTCCGTGACACAGACGTGGGCCTGAAGCTCCGACTGAAGATAG GGATCTCTGCAGGGCACATGTCGCTGCTGACTGTGGGAGACCGCAAGGAGCAGCACTTCCTGATCCTTGGCAAGGCCGTGGGTGAAGTCTGGCAGGCGCAAAACCTTGCAAGTGCAAGTGATGTTATCCTGtcagccagctgctgggagctctgTAACCAGAGCCaggtgaagagcaagagagTGAAAGGCCAAGGAGCTGTGAAG GTTACAGGAGTGCAGCGGATGTCTGTGTTGGAGCGCGAAGACCTTTTCTCCAAGTTCACGCGAGCCCAGCTGAACTGCCGTTCTCCTGAAATGCCAG GCGTCCTGAGGCCTGCGGTTACCTTGGCCCCTCATCGTGCtcaggggaaggtgctgaggaAGTACATCCCAGCCAGTGTCCTGCGCAAG ATTGACGACAGACAGCCCCTGGCGTGCCTATCCGAGCTGCGGCCGGTCACCTGCCTCTTTGtgaagctgcagtttgctgccaAGGTCAACCTAACGCAAATCTGCAAGGCTATCCAGGACAGCAGCGTGCTGATTTCGGAGATCCTCCGTCCTCACAAGGGCGAAATCAACAAAATCTCCATGTTTGATAAG GGCTGCacgctgctgtgtgtgtttggccTCCCTGGAGGAAAGCTGCCCTGCGAGAGCGTTTGCGCCTTGGAAAGCGCGATTAAAATCTCCACCGCCTGCTCCGGGAGGCTGGGGAAAATCGA GGCAGTGTCCGTGGGGGTCACCAGCGGGACGGCGTTCTGCGGAGTCGTCGGCCACCGCGTCAGGCACGAGTACACAG TCATGGGCCAGAAGGTGAACCTGGCTGCCCGGCTGATGGAGCACTACCCGGGGCTGGTGTCCTGCGATGTGGCGACCTACGCAGCGTCCCGGCTGCCCCGGTCTTACTTCAAGGAGCTGCCGAATGCCCAGATGAAGGGGGTTGGCGATCCTGGCACTGTCTATCAGTACCTGGGGATGTCGCAGAAGCT CATGTTTGGCCTGGATCTTATGGAGGAGAGGTCAGAGTACGGCCCCTTGCTCG GTCGCGAGGAGGAGATTGCCCTCTTTGAAAGTGCCTTGAAAGCCTACAGGACTTGTCGTGAAAGCAGCATCCTAGCGTTTGAGGGTGTGCTTGGCTCTGGAAAGAGCCATTTACTCACTGAGCTGGCATCTTTgggccaggctgctggccaCAG GGTAGTGGCCGTGGAACTGACAGAGCTAAACCTTAAGCAGGTCTACTCTGCCCTCCGTATGGTGCTGGCCATGGCTCTGGGCCTGCAGGCATGTCAATCGTGCAGTGCCAGACAGCTTGTGCTGCAGGCAAAGCTCCAAGGgctgatggcagagagcagctacTGCCTCCTCAACGACGTCTTCCTCGTTAAG TTTCCCCTCTCGACGGCAGTTTCCCAGATGAGTGGCACTCAAAGGCAAATGGAGCTGGAGttggttttgaagaaagtgcTCCAGAAG acTGTTGAAGAAGATGGCGTTGTATTTGTCATCGACAACGCCCACTGCATCGACTCTCCCTCCTGGAGTCTTATGTGGAGCGTGCTCAGGGATGTCTCGATCTTCATGGTGATGAGCTTCACTGCCAGtcactgcagaagacagaggcTTTGCCAAGCTGCCGTAGACATCCTGAAGTTGCCGAAAACCAGTTGTGTTCATCTGGGAGAGCTGAAGCCTTCTGCTGTAGTGCAGAAAGCCTGCCAGGCGCTTGGAGTTGTCAGCCTGCCCCAGGATCTAGAGAC GTTGCTGACACAAAGAAGCTACGGCATCCCCTATTACTGTGAGGAACTGCTGCGCTACCTTCTTGGCCACGACATGCTCTTGTTCCACCCACTGGGGAAGGATGAGAAACGAGAGGACAAGTGGGAGAGCCTCTTCA CTTCTGTGACGGAGGCTTCAACCACTGCAGCAGCACGGAGCTCCAGCGCGGGGAAGGACCGCAGGGTGTGCACCGTGAGGCCAGATGTGACCCTGCAGAACACTGTACTTCCCCCTACATTGAAAG GGATTGCGCTGGCTGAGCTGGACAGCATGAAGCCCTCGGAGCAGATGGTTCTGAAGTGTGAAGCCATCCTAGGGCCGCTGTTTAGCACGGAGCTGCTGTTCCACATCCTTCCCGGGTGGAGCAGGGCCAAGCTGAACAAGGCGCTGAATGCCCTGGTGAGATGCAACATCCTCAAGTGGCTGAATGCTTCCAAGggggcagaagagagcagtgtTCCCACCGAGGGGTCGGGCAActctctggaggaggagagTG ATGCCCAGAAGTCATCcgtggaggagagcaagcagaggGCGAGGCTGGAGTCTGGCGTGCTGGCCTTTTGCGCCccgctgctgcaggaggctgcgtACGAGCTGTGGCCGAAGGGACAGAGGGTGGCCCTGCACCACAAGTGTGCGGCCTTCCTGGAGAGGCACGCGCACAAGTGCCAGTGCTGCGGGGGAGGCGACTTTGTTGCCTTCCACCGCTTGGCCCTGGGCAGCACGCAGGAGGCCGAGAGCGGAGAAGAGCATGGCAGCGACTGCTACTGGCGCAGCTGGGAGGCCTCCCTAGCGACCAGCGAGGAGATGAAGTCGGACGAGCTCCCCGCCTCTACGG atgcttcaAGTGGTGTACcaaaagagaagagctgcttgGAGGAGATTTTTCG AGCGGCAAAGTGGTTTCTGGCTAAGACCGAATGGATGCCCAAGGTGCCCAGCAAGACCCACTGGACGCAGGGTGTGGagtgttcctgcagctgcaaggccATTGTGGACTTGGTGCTTGTGCCCTTGGCTCAGCACTACATGGCAGTGGGCAATGACGCCAGGGCCTTTTATTATCTGCTGGAGGGTGCGGCTGCCTACTTGCACGTCTCCGACAACTACCTG GCCTTCCGGaacctgcagaaagcagaagtgctgaggACCTTGGTGGCTAAGAAGGGAAACGcgcttgcttgctttgaagaagccacTTTGCTGAGCCTCAAAGGAGAG GTCTGCTACCATATGGGACAAACGGAGCTGGCAAAGACAATGATCAGGAAGGCATTGAGCcttctgaagaggaaattcCCCATGACCTGCACTGGCACCGCCTTGCAGCTTGTGCTGGAAAAGTCAGAGCATGCCTCTCACAAGAAGAACAGAGACTGCTCCGTTCCTCAGGAGGCAGG gaggcagaggctcccCTGGCTGTTCCGGCAAAGCCACTGCCTGTCCTTACTgcggcagctcttcagcctggagagcgcCTCTGGCAGTCGGAGGCTCTCCCGCCTGGCAGCACTCATGAAGGTGAACACGGCCGAGGAGTCCGAGGATGCGAGTCAC GTCCTCTTGTCCTACCTGGAATAtgcgctgtgctgccagaacCTGGGCTGCCGGGAAGAGTGGCTGCAATACGGGCAGGCGGCCGTGCAGCTTAGCGCTGAggtgcagctctttggaggaggGGTATTAAACACGGCCAGCTTTGCCCAGGCCCTGTCCCATCTGACCctcagcctgggaaatctgcCTCTGTCCGTCGACGTAG GCTATCGTGCTGAGAGGCTCtgcatggagctgcagaagcctgACCTGGGCTGCGTGGTTCTCAGGACCCTCTTCACGGCACTGTTTCTCCAGATGAG GTACCCGGAATGTGAGGCAGTGCTGCGCAGGCTAGAGGAGCAGGTGTCTGGAGCAGATGAGATCGTTGGGCAGGCATGcttcttctcctgctgcttAGACCTCTTGCTTGATGCTG GGTGGCAGTATAAGTCCTTTGAAGAGTGCAGGAGGTTCGTGGAGCAGAACGAAGccaactgccttctccaggcacagagcagcatcctgcttGGACTGTATTCGTCCCTGGCTCTTTG GTTTGCAAGGCTTGGGCAGTGGGACAACTTCCAGAAGCCCTTTGAAAAGGCCAggaggctgctgaagagcactgGCGCCTGCCTTGTGGCCAGCCAAGCGTGCAGCCGGCTCCTGGAGTGCCATAGCCTGGTGCTGAAAAAGGACATGGAGCAGGGCTCGTGGAGGGCCCGTGAGAGCTGCCGCAGGGCTCTAAGG CTCGCCGAAGAGGTTTTCTCTCGGTGCTCCACAAGCCCCGTCTTCTACCCCAGAGTCTACCACCTGAAAGCCTACATTTTCCTGGTGCTGGGGaatgaagagcagagcctgctaTGCTTCAACCAGGGCCTCCAAGCCTGTGAAGACCATGGCAACCTGCTGGAGAAGACTTGGCTGGAGATGAGCACT GAGTGCTGGTTCACTGGAAAAGGCCCCCCGGGAGATTTGTGGCTGAAGACAGCCCCACATTTTCCGCACCTGAACCAAGCAAAGCCAGAGGTCTGTAGCTCCAGGTACCTGCtgaagctgccagcactgcaaaggGAGGATTCTTCTCCGGGAATTAAATTCTGA